From a single Oxalobacter vibrioformis genomic region:
- a CDS encoding iron chelate uptake ABC transporter family permease subunit yields MKITLRPAPVLVSLSFLALFSIIAFMTVNAHGRWDFILPFRSVRLAALVLVGYSVAVSTVLFQTVSNNRILTPSIMGFDSLYLFIQTVFVFLLGAFVGSSFPSLLLFFCQVVVMVAFGCLLYGWMLTRGSHSLHLLLLAGIVFGFLFRGASSLMQRMIDPNDFVVLQDRFFASFNVTDTRLLAVSGGIVLLVSLFGLRYSHFYDVLALGRETATSLGVNYRRTVTVVLVIITILVSVSTALVGPITFLGLIVANLAYHLARTFRHRVILPVAVLLSVIFLVGGQMILEHFFAFNTALSIIIEFIGGLFFIGLLVKGGSQ; encoded by the coding sequence GTGAAAATAACCTTGCGCCCTGCCCCTGTCCTTGTTTCGCTCTCCTTTCTGGCGCTTTTCTCCATCATCGCCTTCATGACAGTCAATGCACATGGACGCTGGGATTTTATCCTGCCTTTCAGGAGTGTCAGGCTGGCTGCCCTGGTGCTGGTAGGCTACTCTGTTGCCGTTTCCACGGTGCTTTTCCAGACCGTCAGCAACAATCGCATCCTGACACCGTCCATCATGGGCTTTGACAGCCTGTACCTTTTCATCCAGACCGTCTTCGTGTTTCTTCTGGGGGCTTTTGTCGGCTCGTCTTTCCCTTCCCTGCTCCTCTTTTTCTGCCAGGTTGTTGTCATGGTTGCTTTTGGCTGCCTGCTGTATGGCTGGATGCTCACCAGGGGATCGCACAGCCTGCATCTGTTGCTTCTGGCAGGGATTGTATTCGGCTTTCTTTTCCGGGGCGCCTCGTCCCTGATGCAACGGATGATTGATCCCAATGATTTCGTTGTACTGCAGGATCGTTTTTTTGCCAGTTTCAATGTCACGGACACCCGCCTTCTGGCGGTTTCCGGCGGAATTGTTCTGCTGGTTTCACTTTTCGGGCTGCGCTACAGCCACTTTTATGATGTGCTGGCTCTGGGGCGCGAAACTGCAACGAGCCTGGGCGTGAATTACCGCCGCACGGTGACGGTGGTACTGGTGATCATTACCATCCTGGTTTCCGTTTCCACCGCGCTGGTGGGGCCGATAACCTTTCTCGGGCTGATCGTGGCCAATCTGGCCTACCATCTGGCAAGAACATTCAGGCACCGTGTCATCCTGCCGGTTGCCGTCCTGCTTTCCGTCATTTTCCTGGTTGGCGGACAAATGATCCTGGAGCATTTCTTCGCCTTCAATACCGCCCTTTCCATCATTATTGAATTCATTGGGGGCCTCTTTTTCATCGGTCTCCTGGTAAAAGGAGGCTCACAATGA